Proteins encoded within one genomic window of Gallus gallus isolate bGalGal1 chromosome 1, bGalGal1.mat.broiler.GRCg7b, whole genome shotgun sequence:
- the PLEKHB1 gene encoding pleckstrin homology domain-containing family B member 1 isoform X1: MAMALVKSGWLWRQSSILRRWKRNWFVLYLDGSLVYYHDETQRDMDGRIHIKYSCRDVRTGRECRDVQPPEGKSRECLLTIVLRDGSKTTLCAESEDDAIAWKMAVLEAKSTPVHVYDPYDDDYYQTVPIDSHQTAYISSGHYGHQYGAPGVTHVIVREDPYRVSGDQMALGLLAGAATGAALGSFMWMPCWF, from the exons ATGGCCATGGCACTGGTGAAGAGCGGATGGCTCTGGAGGCAGA GTTCCATCCTGCGCCGCTGGAAGAGGAATTGGTTCGTGCTCTACCTGGATGGCAGCTTGGTGTACTACCACGATGAGACGCAGCGCGACATGGACGGGCGCATCCACATCAAGTACAGCTGCCGCGACGTGCGGACCGGCCGCGAGTGCCGCG ACGTGCAGCCACCCGAGGGGAAGAGCCGTGAGTGCCTGCTGACCATTGTGCTGCGGGACGGCTCCAAGACGACGCTGTGCGCTGAGAGCGAGGACGACGCCAT TGCATGGAAGATGGCGGTGCTGGAGGCGAAATCCACCCCG GTGCACGTCTATGACCCCTACGATGATGACTACTACCAGACGGTGCCCATCGACTCCCACCAGACCGCCTACATCAGCTCTGGCCACTACGGCCACCAGTACGGAG CCCCCGGGGTGACCCACGTCATCGTGCGCGAGGATCCCTACCGCGTCTCCggggaccagatggccttggGGCTGCTGGCGGGGGCCGCCACTGgtgcagccctgggctccttCATGTGGATGCCATGCTGGTTTTAG